TGCCGATGTCATGAAGATCATCTTCCACCGTGGCAATGACAAATTTGCCTTTGCTTTTGACATCGCCTTCCATCAGTTGTGGCTCGAGGATTTTCGTGGCTTCGCTCACACATTCAGCGGCCGCCAGCATATCCCGGGATCAGATACTCTCCGTCTTCATATTTTTTACCGACAATTTCCATGCCTGGAGAGACCGCCTGGTTCAGAATTTCAGATGCTGATATGTTTTGCTCAAGCGCCTGTTCCACCAGTTCAATCACACCCGGTTCACCTTCCAGGTCTCCGTCAAATCCTTCGTCTTCGCTGTCAATTCGTCCCTCAATCACGTTCTGTTTGATTTTTTCCAAAATCTCCTGCATGACAAACTCCTTCATTTATGGGTTAATTGTAAATTTTTCAATCGGTAATATTCCCGGAACGGAATCATAAATCTGGTTCAGAATGCTCTGTTCCGGTTTTTCTTCCGGTCCGTTCATAATTGATTCCAGGCGTTGATGTGCATGGGTCAGCACATGGTCACGTGCTTCCGATGTTTCGAATTCATACGGCGGCGACACAATGCCCTG
The candidate division KSB1 bacterium DNA segment above includes these coding regions:
- a CDS encoding B12-binding domain-containing protein; protein product: MQEILEKIKQNVIEGRIDSEDEGFDGDLEGEPGVIELVEQALEQNISASEILNQAVSPGMEIVGKKYEDGEYLIPGYAGGR